The Deinococcus sp. YIM 134068 genomic sequence TTCGCCTGGCTCAGGCCCCACTGCCCGCGCTGGGCCACGTCCTGCCCGCCGAACACGCGGTCGAAGGTCTGGCGCTGGCCGGTGCGCCCCGCGTCGCCCATACCGGGATGGGCGGTGTCCTCGACGTTCTGGAGGGTGTCCTCCATGTCGCTGTACACCACGATCACGGCGGGGGCGTTCGTGATCTGCTTCTGGCCGTAGGCGGCCTCCTGAAGCCTGACCTTCACCTCGGGATTCTGCACGACGGCGAATCTCCACGTCTGGGCATTCCACGCGCTCGGGGCGAGGCTGGCGAGGCGCAGAATCTCGCGCAGGTCGCTTTGGTCCAGCGGTTCCTGCACGAACTTGCGGATGCTGCGACGGCTCTCGATGGCCTCGGTGGCGCTCAGGGGTCGGGTCTGGGTAACGGTCATGACCACAAGATAGGCCCAAGTGCTTTGAAAAGTCAAGCGATGTGACTTGTGGCTCACTTTGCCGGGTGGGAAGGTGTAAAGTGGGGGCATGAGCACCGCACACACTGGATTTTGCCCGGTCTACCGGGCCATCGGCGTGTTGCAGGAAAAGTGGGTGCTGCATATCGTCCGGGCGCTGCTGGACGGCGAGAAGGGGTTCAACGAACTCGCCCGCGCCGTCGGCGGCTGCAACAGCGCCACCCTCACGCAACGCCTGGAACATCTGGAAAGCCTCGCCGTCATCGCCAAGCGCACCGAGGACTCCCACGGCAAGCTCGCCCGCAGCGTCTACACCCTGACGCCCGCCGGGAAGGAGTTGCAGAGCGTCATCGACGCCATCGACACCTGGGGCCGGGCACACCTGGGACAGGAAGGGGCCGAGGCGGACTGCGCCCCCGCGCGCTCGGCGTGAGGGAGCCGTCAGCGGTCAGCCGTCAGCCGTCAGCGCAATAAGCCCCAGCCCCAGCTTTCCCGCCCTCGCTGACTGCTGAAAGCTGACGGCTGACCGCTTCTCTTAAAACAGCGCCCCGGCGTGCGACGCGATCAGAAGTGCCGCGTCCGCCGAGGCGAGGTTCGTGGTGTCGATGCGGATGGCGTCCCGTGGGGGTGGGAGGTTGCCCATCTCGCGGAGCAGAGTGCGGAGGCCCTCCGGGTCGCGGAGCTTGAGCCGCTCGGCCCGCTCGGGGAGGGTCATGCGGCGGGCGAGTTCTTCCGTGTCGCACGTCAGCCAGACGGGGACGAAGGTGGCCCCACGCCGGGCGGCGAGGTCGCGCAGCCGCTCGACCGACGGCCACTCGCCCTCGTCGGCGATCAGCCAGTTGGTGAAGATGTGGCTCACCTGTGGCGGGGCCGCCAACGCCGCCTCCCGCACGAGCGCCCGCACCTTGCCCACGAGGTCCCAGACCTCGGCGGGAATGGGCCGCACGCCGTCCAGCCCGAAGGCCGTGAAGATCGGATCGTTGGAGATGTGGTTGTCCAGCAACGCCGCCCCCGTCAGGCGCGAGAGGTGCTTGCCGATGGTCCTCTTGCCGCTGCCCGGCGGCCCGACGACGTAGTAGACGGTGGGAGCCATGCGGTGCAGGCTACCCGGAAAGCTCGGCAACGTGGATGCGCTGGATGGCCCGGCGGCGGCCCGAAGAACGAAGAAGCCCCCGCCGTAGCAGGGGCCTTGAAGGAGTCGTGCCGTCTCTTACGAGTTGACCGGCTGCTCCAGCGTCGCCTCGTGGGTGATCTCCACATTGCCCTTCATGACCTGACTGATGGGGCACACCTGGGCGGCCTGGGCGACCATGCCCTCGAAGCCCGCCTGGTCCATGCCGCTCACCTTGCCGCTCACCTTCAGGCGGATTGTGCTGACCTTGAAGCCCGCGCCC encodes the following:
- a CDS encoding winged helix-turn-helix transcriptional regulator, whose amino-acid sequence is MSTAHTGFCPVYRAIGVLQEKWVLHIVRALLDGEKGFNELARAVGGCNSATLTQRLEHLESLAVIAKRTEDSHGKLARSVYTLTPAGKELQSVIDAIDTWGRAHLGQEGAEADCAPARSA
- a CDS encoding nitroreductase family protein, coding for MTVTQTRPLSATEAIESRRSIRKFVQEPLDQSDLREILRLASLAPSAWNAQTWRFAVVQNPEVKVRLQEAAYGQKQITNAPAVIVVYSDMEDTLQNVEDTAHPGMGDAGRTGQRQTFDRVFGGQDVAQRGQWGLSQANIAFGFLMVAARGLGYDTVPMLGFDPAKVREVLGLPEHVQFAGLLPLGKRAEEGFPHHRHSVERITKFY
- a CDS encoding AAA family ATPase produces the protein MAPTVYYVVGPPGSGKRTIGKHLSRLTGAALLDNHISNDPIFTAFGLDGVRPIPAEVWDLVGKVRALVREAALAAPPQVSHIFTNWLIADEGEWPSVERLRDLAARRGATFVPVWLTCDTEELARRMTLPERAERLKLRDPEGLRTLLREMGNLPPPRDAIRIDTTNLASADAALLIASHAGALF